CTTCGTCGAGCACATCGATCAGCACGGCGGGCCTGTCATCGCCGCCGAGCGCACCGACACGCGCAACGCCTTCGCCGCCGCGCAACTGCACCATGTCGATCAGTTCGATGCGGCGCGACGTCTGCCGCCCGAGATGCACGCGCAAATCCGCTTCGTCCATCGGCGTGACGGGATGACGCGACATCGTCGGATGACGATCCAGGCGATAGCCCTCGCCATTCACGGCAGCGAACAGATTGCCGAACATCTGATAGCGTTTCAGACGCGGCGCACCGATCACCATCGGCGACCAGCGCGCGCGCATCACGTTGACGCCAATATCGATGGCCGCGCCGATCGAACCGGTTTCCGGCGATGAGTCGAACGTCGAGCACACCTTGTATTGCAGAATCGGCGCGCCGAACGCCGCGAGACTCGCGAACACGGACGGCAACACGTCGCGCATCCACGCCGGATTGCGTCCCCGCGACGAACCCGCCAACCCGACGCAGCGCACATCCGGAAAGCGCGCGAGCAGATCGGGCGTCGGAGTGTCGAGACACAGCACAGTCGGCACGCCCGCCGCCGTCATCGCCTCCATCGCATCCGTCGATCCCGTGAAGTCGTCGCCGTAGTACGCGAGCAGCGGTCCCTCTGGCAGTGCTGTTTGCGCTGGATCTGTCATCGCGTGCTCACTTCCAGAAACCGAGCGCCGCGCGCAGCGCCGGATTGCGCTCGGCGTGCTTGTCGAGCGGCACGCCTTCGATGGCCGCGACCCACGCTTCGCGCAGCGCTTCCACGCCCGCCGCGACACCTTGCGGATGACCGAAGATGCCGCCGCCCGCCGTGTGGATCAGATCGGCGCGGCCGAGCGCGGCGTACGTATCGGCCGCCTGCAAACCCGTTTGTCCCGAACTGAACACGGGCATCGCCGTCATCGGCGCGCCGGGCATCACGGGCGAGAGCACGGCACGCGCCGCCGCGATCACGCTGTCGTCCGGTTCGCTGAACTTGTTGCGCAAGCCGTTCACGTGCAAGTGATCCGCGCCCGCAAGCCGCCAGATCATTTGCCACGGCGCGTAGTCCCAGCCGAGTTCGGGACTGCGCGACAGATAACCCCAACCCGCACGATGCGCGTGAATGGGCAGTTGCGCATGCTTGCGCAACTCGTGCATACCGACGAGTCCAACGGAATTGAGCACTGCCATCACGCAGGTGCCGCCATGCGCGAGCACGAGATCGTGACGCCGTCGCATCTGGTCGAGATCGCCCGTCAGATTGAACGCGACCATCGCCTTTTTGCCGGTGCGCTCGGCGTGCTCGTTGACGACGCGCATTACGGCCTTCACGCGTTCGTCGAACGGACAATGCGGACCGTCGGCCTGAAGTTCGTCATCCTTGATGAAATCGATGCCGCCTTCTACCAGCTCGCGCACCTGCTGCGCCGTCTCTTCCGGCGACAATCCGACGCTCGGCTTGATGATCGTGCCGATCAGCGGACCATGCGTGACGCCGCTCAGTTTGCGCGTACCGTCGATGCCGAACGCGGGACCGGGATACGCCGCCGCGAACGAAGGCGGCAGCGTCAAACCGGTGAGCCGCAAGCCCGACACCTGGCGCAATTCGAACAGATTGCCCGCGATCGTCGACATGAGATTCGGCAGCGACGGCCCCATGTTCTCGATCGGCCACGACAGTTCGAGCGTGCAGCGCGTGTACACGTCCGACTTCATGCCTCCCGGCAGACTCGGCGTATCGACGGTTTCG
This Paraburkholderia sabiae DNA region includes the following protein-coding sequences:
- a CDS encoding ribulose-bisphosphate carboxylase large subunit family protein codes for the protein MSERIHATYWLETGDDPRRAAEVIAGEQSSGTFVALATETPELKARSGARVERLEILETVDTPSLPGGMKSDVYTRCTLELSWPIENMGPSLPNLMSTIAGNLFELRQVSGLRLTGLTLPPSFAAAYPGPAFGIDGTRKLSGVTHGPLIGTIIKPSVGLSPEETAQQVRELVEGGIDFIKDDELQADGPHCPFDERVKAVMRVVNEHAERTGKKAMVAFNLTGDLDQMRRRHDLVLAHGGTCVMAVLNSVGLVGMHELRKHAQLPIHAHRAGWGYLSRSPELGWDYAPWQMIWRLAGADHLHVNGLRNKFSEPDDSVIAAARAVLSPVMPGAPMTAMPVFSSGQTGLQAADTYAALGRADLIHTAGGGIFGHPQGVAAGVEALREAWVAAIEGVPLDKHAERNPALRAALGFWK